The Ancylobacter sp. WKF20 genome contains a region encoding:
- a CDS encoding ABC transporter permease — translation MHRYSFILRRPLQFLPVIFGVSLVTFILVRLIPGDPARVLLGARATPTAIANIRAQYGLDEPIWLQYLYFLRNLAHGEMGTSIVYKIDVLRLIATRIEPTLALVLASVVLSILIAVPLAALAARNQGRPIDHAIRVVSTFGIGFPPFWLGLMLIILLAVTVPIFPVSGYGDTLGDKLAHLALPALTIALSLSTVLLRSLRAAMIDWLRSDVATAARARGMPESIVFWRHVLPNAIAPSINLLAVNIGWLIGGSVVIESIFALPGMGQLLVRAIFSRDYMVVQGVAMVFACATVLVNFIADIATVAVDPRVKL, via the coding sequence ATGCACCGCTATTCCTTCATCCTCCGGCGCCCGCTGCAGTTTCTGCCGGTGATCTTCGGCGTCAGCCTCGTCACCTTCATCCTGGTGCGGCTGATCCCCGGCGATCCGGCGCGGGTGCTGCTGGGCGCGCGGGCGACGCCGACGGCGATCGCCAACATCCGCGCGCAATATGGGCTCGATGAGCCTATCTGGCTGCAATATCTCTATTTTCTCCGCAACCTCGCCCATGGCGAGATGGGCACTTCCATCGTCTACAAGATTGATGTGCTCCGGCTGATCGCGACCCGCATCGAGCCGACGCTGGCGCTGGTGCTGGCGAGCGTGGTGCTCTCCATCCTGATCGCCGTGCCGCTCGCCGCGCTCGCCGCGCGCAATCAGGGCCGGCCGATCGACCACGCCATCCGCGTCGTCTCGACCTTCGGCATCGGCTTTCCGCCCTTCTGGCTCGGGCTGATGCTCATCATCCTGCTCGCCGTCACCGTGCCGATCTTTCCGGTATCAGGATACGGCGACACGCTGGGCGACAAGCTCGCCCACCTCGCCTTGCCGGCGCTCACCATTGCCCTGTCGCTCTCCACCGTGCTGCTGCGCTCGCTGCGGGCGGCGATGATCGACTGGCTCCGGTCCGATGTCGCGACGGCCGCGCGGGCGCGCGGCATGCCGGAATCCATCGTGTTCTGGCGCCATGTGCTGCCGAACGCCATCGCCCCCTCGATCAATCTGCTGGCGGTGAACATTGGCTGGCTGATCGGCGGCAGCGTGGTGATCGAGAGCATCTTCGCCCTGCCGGGCATGGGCCAGCTTCTGGTCCGGGCGATTTTCTCAAGGGATTACATGGTGGTACAGGGCGTCGCCATGGTGTTCGCCTGCGCCACCGTGCTGGTGAACTTCATCGCCGACATCGCCACCGTCGCCGTCGATCCGCGGGTGAAGCTGTGA
- a CDS encoding proline iminopeptidase-family hydrolase produces MWREIEPDQRQDITVDGHRIVTYSFGTGAETVLLLNGGPGLPCDYLREAHSCLIDQGYRVVTFDQLGTGASDRPTDEGLWTIARYVEEVEAVRTTLGLGRVHLLGHSWGGWLAIDYALTYPNALKSLILADTVADMPHLVSELEKLRAALGPETVAMMQKHEAAGTFDHPEYQAAITLLNYRHVCRLPEWPAPVKRSLDDWNMGPYMTMQGPNEFLYTGNLKDWNRIPDLHRITVPTLIVVGERDELTPACAMKMKHALPQARLNLVLNASHMPFYENPAGYYPVLLDFLASASGA; encoded by the coding sequence ATGTGGCGCGAGATCGAGCCGGACCAGCGGCAGGACATCACGGTCGATGGCCACCGGATCGTCACCTACAGCTTCGGCACGGGCGCGGAGACGGTGCTGCTGCTGAATGGCGGGCCGGGCCTGCCCTGCGACTATCTGCGCGAGGCGCATTCCTGCCTGATCGACCAAGGCTACCGGGTGGTAACATTTGACCAGCTCGGCACCGGCGCCTCGGACCGGCCGACCGATGAGGGGCTGTGGACCATTGCCCGCTATGTCGAGGAAGTCGAGGCGGTGCGCACGACGCTCGGCCTCGGGCGGGTTCATTTGCTCGGCCATAGCTGGGGCGGCTGGCTCGCCATCGACTACGCGCTGACCTATCCTAACGCGTTGAAAAGCCTGATCCTTGCCGACACGGTGGCGGACATGCCGCATCTCGTCAGCGAGCTGGAAAAGCTGCGTGCGGCGCTGGGGCCGGAGACGGTCGCCATGATGCAGAAGCATGAGGCGGCCGGCACCTTCGACCACCCGGAATATCAGGCAGCGATCACCCTATTAAATTACCGCCATGTCTGCCGCCTGCCGGAATGGCCGGCCCCGGTGAAGCGCTCGCTGGATGACTGGAACATGGGCCCCTACATGACCATGCAGGGCCCGAACGAGTTCCTCTACACCGGCAATCTCAAGGACTGGAACCGCATCCCGGATCTGCACCGCATCACCGTACCGACGCTGATCGTGGTCGGCGAGCGGGACGAGCTGACGCCGGCCTGCGCGATGAAAATGAAGCACGCCCTACCTCAGGCGCGGCTCAATCTCGTGCTCAATGCCAGCCATATGCCGTTCTATGAGAACCCGGCCGGCTACTACCCGGTCCTCCTTGATTTCCTCGCCAGCGCCTCGGGCGCGTGA
- a CDS encoding LuxR family transcriptional regulator, whose translation MGVQSATHIEAMEARFGAAKSLGAQVDILFEAVGALGFDTLIYDYTPARYDLSGQQMLPTVLELRNVDETMRDYWFGHGYFRLDPVQKVALGTTRPFVWNYDKRAQTLISRFMTEDAAPVADFLTERGLSAGVTVPIHLPGGDYATVTGIRCGDGRFTEREAPACLGDFGLIAHLFQHAAQNRSVEGRIEGLPHLTVRERECLRHAADGLSAKEISRVLGRSVPTVVMHLNAAMRKLEAKNRTQAAVRAARLRLLD comes from the coding sequence ATGGGCGTGCAGAGCGCAACACATATCGAGGCCATGGAGGCGCGGTTCGGTGCCGCCAAGTCCTTGGGCGCGCAGGTGGATATCCTGTTTGAGGCGGTCGGCGCGCTCGGCTTCGACACGCTGATCTACGACTACACGCCGGCCCGCTACGACCTCAGCGGGCAGCAGATGCTGCCGACCGTTCTGGAGCTGCGCAATGTCGACGAGACCATGCGCGACTACTGGTTCGGCCACGGCTATTTCCGGCTCGATCCGGTGCAGAAGGTCGCGCTCGGCACCACCCGCCCCTTCGTGTGGAACTACGACAAGCGGGCGCAGACGCTGATCAGCCGCTTCATGACCGAGGACGCCGCGCCGGTGGCCGACTTCCTCACGGAGCGCGGGCTGAGCGCCGGTGTTACCGTACCGATCCATCTGCCCGGCGGCGACTACGCGACGGTGACCGGCATTCGCTGCGGCGACGGGCGCTTCACCGAGCGCGAGGCCCCCGCCTGCCTCGGCGATTTCGGCCTGATCGCCCACCTCTTCCAGCACGCCGCCCAGAATCGCAGCGTCGAAGGCCGCATCGAAGGCCTGCCGCATCTTACCGTTCGCGAGCGCGAATGCCTGCGCCACGCCGCCGACGGGCTCTCGGCCAAGGAGATTTCCCGCGTTCTCGGCCGCTCCGTGCCGACGGTGGTGATGCATCTCAACGCCGCCATGCGAAAGCTGGAAGCCAAGAACCGCACCCAGGCCGCCGTGCGCGCCGCCCGGCTGCGGCTGCTCGACTAG
- a CDS encoding proline iminopeptidase-family hydrolase, which translates to MSAVASMEGRMPFRGYETWYRVTGDLGSGPLPLLVAHGGPGCTHDYVDSFKEISALDGRAVIHYDQLGNGKSTHLPEKGPDFWTVDLFLAELDALLAHLGIAGRYAFLGQSWGGMLGAEHAVRRPAGLKALVIANSPANMHTWVSEANRLRRDLPADVQATLMKHEAAGTLTDPEYITASRVFYDRHVCRVTPWPEDVARTFAAMDVDNTVYRNMNGPTEFHVIGTMKAWTIEDRLHLVEAPTLLISGAYDEATPEVVRPYRERVPNCTWTLFPDSSHMPHVEEKEACLKAVSEFLKTHD; encoded by the coding sequence ATGAGTGCCGTGGCGAGCATGGAAGGGCGCATGCCCTTCCGGGGTTACGAGACCTGGTACCGCGTGACGGGCGATCTCGGCAGCGGACCCCTGCCGCTGTTGGTGGCCCATGGCGGGCCGGGCTGCACCCATGACTATGTCGATTCCTTCAAGGAAATCAGCGCTCTGGATGGCCGCGCCGTCATCCATTACGACCAGCTCGGCAATGGCAAGTCGACCCATTTGCCGGAGAAGGGGCCGGACTTCTGGACGGTCGATCTGTTCCTCGCCGAGCTCGACGCCCTGCTCGCCCATCTCGGCATTGCCGGCCGCTACGCCTTTCTCGGCCAGTCCTGGGGCGGCATGCTGGGCGCCGAGCACGCCGTGCGCCGGCCGGCCGGGCTGAAGGCCCTCGTCATCGCCAATTCGCCCGCCAACATGCACACCTGGGTATCTGAGGCGAACCGGCTGCGCCGCGACCTGCCGGCCGACGTGCAGGCGACGCTCATGAAGCATGAGGCGGCGGGCACGCTGACCGATCCGGAATATATTACCGCATCCCGCGTGTTCTACGACCGGCATGTGTGCCGCGTGACGCCCTGGCCGGAGGATGTCGCGCGCACCTTCGCGGCGATGGACGTGGACAACACGGTCTACCGCAACATGAACGGGCCGACGGAATTCCACGTCATCGGCACGATGAAGGCCTGGACCATCGAGGACCGGCTGCACCTCGTTGAGGCGCCGACGCTGCTGATCTCCGGCGCATATGACGAAGCGACACCCGAAGTGGTGCGACCCTACCGCGAGCGCGTGCCGAACTGCACCTGGACGCTGTTCCCGGACTCCAGCCACATGCCGCATGTGGAAGAAAAGGAAGCGTGCCTGAAGGCCGTCTCCGAGTTCCTGAAGACGCACGACTGA
- a CDS encoding RNA polymerase subunit sigma-70 produces MTLHNPATPLASANIRPLARLDLPGGGEVTIKDGYAFIGHMSPPDGTTILDIRDPSSPRIVARLAPPDPFSHTHKVKVAGDLMITNVERHRRHFYRKGERLEAAATELTARLGHAPSEVELAAALGVAPSDLPELRAGLARGYEAGGFRVWDIADPANPRELAYVKTGGIGVHRFDMDERYAYISTEMTGYIGNILVIYDLADPTRPREVSRWHMPGQHVAAGETPSWSGQRHRLHHALRVGDIMWASCWYAGAFTIDVADITRPRTLGSYNYHPPFPEPTHTLFRLAAPIAGRDIALMIDEEHDHTPGQPHAFLWVMDASDPAALRSISTFHVAESASPYARAGGRFGAHQFQERQVGSLVFASWFSGGLRVIDLANPEEPREVGHFIPAPAAGHTAPQSNDVDVDPRGIVAVLDRDRGLDLLAFEG; encoded by the coding sequence ATGACCCTGCACAACCCCGCGACGCCGCTCGCCAGCGCCAATATCCGCCCGCTCGCCCGGCTCGATTTGCCGGGCGGGGGCGAGGTGACGATCAAGGACGGCTACGCCTTCATCGGCCACATGTCGCCGCCCGATGGCACGACCATCCTCGACATACGCGACCCCTCCTCGCCACGGATCGTCGCCCGGCTGGCGCCGCCGGACCCGTTCTCCCACACCCACAAGGTGAAGGTGGCGGGCGATCTGATGATCACCAATGTCGAGCGCCACCGCCGGCATTTTTACCGCAAGGGCGAACGGCTGGAGGCGGCCGCGACCGAACTGACGGCGCGTCTCGGCCACGCGCCCTCGGAGGTTGAGCTGGCGGCCGCGCTCGGCGTGGCGCCGTCCGACCTGCCGGAGCTGCGCGCCGGGCTCGCGCGCGGCTATGAGGCCGGTGGCTTCCGCGTGTGGGACATCGCCGATCCCGCCAATCCGCGGGAGCTTGCCTATGTGAAGACCGGCGGCATCGGCGTCCACCGCTTCGACATGGACGAGCGCTACGCCTACATCTCCACGGAGATGACGGGCTATATCGGCAACATCCTCGTCATCTACGACCTCGCCGACCCGACCCGGCCGCGCGAGGTTTCCCGCTGGCACATGCCCGGCCAGCATGTCGCGGCGGGCGAGACGCCCAGTTGGTCCGGCCAGCGCCACCGCCTGCACCACGCGCTGCGCGTCGGCGACATAATGTGGGCATCGTGCTGGTACGCGGGCGCCTTCACCATCGACGTGGCGGACATCACGCGACCGCGCACGCTCGGCAGCTATAATTACCACCCGCCCTTTCCCGAGCCGACGCACACGCTGTTCCGTCTCGCCGCGCCGATCGCCGGGCGGGACATCGCGCTGATGATCGACGAGGAGCATGACCATACCCCCGGCCAGCCGCATGCCTTCCTCTGGGTGATGGACGCCTCCGATCCGGCGGCGCTGCGGTCGATTTCCACCTTCCACGTCGCGGAGAGCGCTTCGCCCTATGCGCGGGCCGGCGGGCGCTTCGGCGCGCACCAGTTCCAGGAGCGGCAGGTTGGCAGCCTGGTCTTCGCGAGCTGGTTTTCCGGTGGTCTGCGGGTGATCGACCTCGCCAATCCCGAGGAACCGCGCGAGGTCGGCCATTTCATCCCCGCGCCGGCGGCCGGTCACACGGCGCCGCAGAGCAACGATGTCGATGTCGATCCGCGCGGCATCGTCGCCGTGCTGGACCGCGACCGCGGGCTCGACCTTCTGGCCTTCGAGGGCTGA
- a CDS encoding tripartite tricarboxylate transporter permease, with the protein MNLSFSLLADQFLLNFSYLWLIVIATTIGIIIGAMPGFGSANTIIMLLPFTLAVDVDVAMIFMVSLFVASHMGGGITSILLNIPGNGGSAATCLDGYPMAKKGLGQQALVLSFVASTVGGMVTALMSIFLLPYIARLAYYMHSVEMVVILLFGITLIASVASDNMLKGLIAGFLGLLIGAIGADHIYSTPRGTFGFIELYDGVPLIAVLIGVFAISEALIMMEQSSVLSETGMQMMKQSGWKETWEGVVMSFQRTWHMIWTGIIGLIIGIVPGAGASIAAFVAYQQSRLYSKTPEKYGTGIPEGVIAPESANNGCASGDLIPLLVIGVPGGTTAAVMLIVMTYHGVQLGPRLFIQNPGLGYGVFITMLVAYAVMLFTTLPLTRWVSKLVMIPTPVLAPIIIAFTLVGAFAPRAYMFDLWLTLLFGAIGYVCRKTGFNVVALLIGVILGPMLEANVMRALRISGNDPWVFFSSPVGNILWAALAISLAIPSIVQWRRNRATRIAAA; encoded by the coding sequence ATGAATCTGAGCTTCAGCCTGCTCGCCGACCAGTTCCTGCTGAATTTCAGCTATCTCTGGCTGATCGTCATCGCGACGACCATCGGCATCATCATCGGCGCCATGCCGGGCTTCGGCTCGGCCAACACCATCATCATGCTGCTGCCCTTCACCCTGGCGGTGGATGTGGACGTCGCCATGATCTTCATGGTGTCGCTGTTCGTCGCCTCGCATATGGGCGGCGGCATCACCTCGATCCTGCTCAACATTCCCGGCAATGGCGGATCGGCGGCCACATGCCTCGATGGCTATCCCATGGCCAAGAAGGGGCTTGGCCAGCAGGCGCTGGTGCTCTCCTTCGTCGCCTCCACGGTGGGCGGCATGGTCACGGCGCTGATGTCGATCTTCCTGCTGCCCTATATCGCGCGCCTCGCCTACTACATGCACAGCGTCGAGATGGTGGTGATCCTGCTGTTCGGCATCACGCTGATCGCCTCGGTCGCCTCCGACAACATGCTCAAAGGTCTGATCGCCGGCTTCCTCGGCCTGCTGATCGGCGCCATCGGCGCGGACCACATTTACTCCACGCCGCGCGGCACGTTCGGCTTCATCGAGCTGTATGACGGCGTGCCGCTGATCGCCGTGCTGATCGGCGTCTTCGCCATCTCCGAGGCGCTGATCATGATGGAGCAGAGCTCCGTGCTCAGCGAAACCGGCATGCAGATGATGAAGCAGTCGGGCTGGAAGGAGACCTGGGAAGGCGTGGTCATGTCGTTCCAGCGCACCTGGCATATGATCTGGACCGGCATCATCGGCCTCATCATCGGCATCGTGCCGGGCGCGGGCGCCTCCATCGCCGCCTTCGTCGCCTACCAGCAATCACGGCTCTATTCGAAGACGCCGGAGAAATACGGCACTGGCATTCCCGAGGGCGTCATCGCCCCGGAATCGGCGAATAATGGTTGCGCTTCGGGCGACCTGATCCCGCTGCTCGTCATCGGCGTGCCCGGCGGCACGACGGCGGCGGTGATGCTGATCGTGATGACCTATCACGGCGTGCAGCTCGGGCCGCGCCTGTTCATCCAGAACCCCGGCCTCGGCTATGGCGTGTTCATCACCATGCTGGTCGCCTATGCGGTGATGCTGTTCACCACCCTGCCGCTGACCCGCTGGGTCTCCAAGCTGGTGATGATCCCGACCCCGGTGCTGGCGCCGATCATCATCGCCTTCACCCTCGTCGGCGCCTTCGCCCCGCGCGCCTATATGTTCGATCTGTGGCTCACGCTGCTGTTCGGCGCCATCGGCTATGTCTGCCGCAAGACCGGCTTCAACGTCGTCGCGCTGCTGATCGGGGTGATCCTCGGCCCGATGCTGGAGGCCAACGTCATGCGGGCGCTGCGCATCAGCGGCAATGATCCGTGGGTGTTCTTCTCCTCGCCGGTCGGCAACATCCTGTGGGCGGCGCTCGCCATCTCCCTCGCCATCCCCTCCATCGTGCAGTGGCGGCGCAACCGCGCCACCCGCATCGCCGCCGCGTGA
- a CDS encoding tripartite tricarboxylate transporter TctB family protein gives MNENRDGKVATGADWIIPGLGAAFATYYLYSIKDLDWEAKVSGVFCAVVLFLLIGIFALRTVIGLARGTHYVEWRSLWETRQLAIIRGALFALTVASVAIIPWAGFTISTFLFLFFAFLWLQRMSARNAAITAGALALGGYILFILILRTAFPTGPFERLVAALTGL, from the coding sequence ATGAATGAGAACCGTGACGGCAAGGTCGCGACCGGTGCCGACTGGATCATCCCCGGCCTCGGCGCCGCCTTCGCCACCTATTACCTCTATTCGATCAAGGATCTCGACTGGGAGGCCAAGGTCTCCGGCGTGTTCTGCGCCGTGGTGCTGTTCCTGCTCATCGGCATCTTCGCCTTGCGCACGGTGATCGGGCTGGCGCGCGGGACACACTATGTGGAATGGCGCAGCCTGTGGGAGACGCGCCAGCTCGCCATCATCCGCGGCGCCCTGTTCGCCCTGACCGTCGCTTCGGTGGCGATCATCCCCTGGGCGGGCTTCACCATCTCCACCTTCCTGTTCCTGTTCTTCGCCTTCCTCTGGCTGCAGCGCATGAGCGCGCGCAATGCCGCGATTACCGCCGGCGCGCTGGCGCTCGGCGGCTACATCCTCTTCATCCTGATCCTGCGCACCGCGTTTCCGACCGGCCCCTTCGAGCGCCTCGTCGCGGCGCTGACCGGCCTGTGA
- a CDS encoding tripartite tricarboxylate transporter substrate-binding protein, with protein MTITFDRRQILVGAGALAALGPSLALPRAQAADGFPTKNMQVLIPTGEGGGVDQAARAFNRIWAKYLGANFEYSYFPGASGQVGYEVFVSKREPDAYNILFGNIGPEMIMYATQKVKYKYPEDFTYIGSMDVDDSVIWVAGNSKFKTIGDLVEEGKKREITLSTSRLPHPSTIGALALAEATGMKVRMIPYGGGGPARSAAITGEVDGCATFLSSSLGLGDQARFLTVFNETNRTPELTNNAPPVNQALGTKIPPLSGQRAIAIHTKAVEAYPDRVKKLSDTFQQVFADPEYKTVAEKAGTPWEFIQYGDAASCQESAKEFVELAERFRPLLTASKG; from the coding sequence ATGACCATCACTTTCGATCGTCGTCAGATTCTCGTCGGCGCGGGCGCCCTTGCGGCTCTCGGGCCGAGCCTCGCGCTCCCGCGCGCCCAGGCCGCCGACGGGTTCCCGACCAAGAACATGCAGGTGCTGATCCCGACCGGGGAGGGCGGTGGCGTCGATCAGGCGGCGCGCGCCTTCAATCGCATCTGGGCTAAGTATCTCGGCGCCAATTTCGAGTATTCCTACTTCCCCGGCGCCTCCGGGCAGGTCGGCTACGAGGTCTTCGTCTCCAAGCGTGAGCCGGATGCCTACAATATTCTCTTTGGGAATATCGGGCCGGAAATGATCATGTACGCGACCCAGAAGGTCAAGTACAAGTACCCGGAAGATTTCACCTATATCGGCAGCATGGATGTCGATGATTCGGTAATCTGGGTTGCCGGTAACAGCAAGTTCAAGACCATTGGCGATCTGGTCGAAGAGGGCAAGAAGCGCGAGATCACCCTCTCCACCAGCCGCCTGCCGCACCCGTCCACCATCGGCGCGCTGGCGCTGGCGGAGGCCACCGGCATGAAGGTGCGCATGATCCCCTATGGCGGCGGCGGGCCGGCTCGTTCGGCGGCGATCACCGGCGAGGTCGATGGTTGCGCGACCTTCCTGTCCTCCTCGCTGGGGCTCGGCGATCAGGCGCGCTTCCTCACCGTGTTCAACGAGACCAACCGGACCCCGGAGCTGACCAACAATGCCCCGCCGGTGAATCAGGCGCTCGGCACCAAGATTCCCCCGCTCTCCGGCCAGCGCGCCATCGCCATCCACACCAAGGCGGTCGAGGCCTATCCCGACCGGGTGAAGAAGCTCTCCGACACGTTCCAGCAGGTCTTCGCCGATCCGGAGTACAAGACGGTGGCGGAGAAGGCCGGCACGCCCTGGGAGTTCATCCAGTATGGCGACGCCGCGTCCTGCCAGGAATCGGCGAAGGAGTTCGTGGAACTCGCCGAGCGGTTCCGCCCGTTGCTGACGGCCTCCAAGGGCTGA